A DNA window from Labrus mixtus chromosome 4, fLabMix1.1, whole genome shotgun sequence contains the following coding sequences:
- the srpk2 gene encoding SRSF protein kinase 2 isoform X4, which translates to MSSRKVMAIQARKRRPKGKKDRTGHNRRPETQQKAPLSAPPPPPPPPPPPEPAGPPEPEEEILGSDDEEQEDPADYCKGGYHPVKIGDLFNGRYHVIRKLGWGHFSTVWLCWDIQVKNFVAMKVVKSAQHYTETALDEIKLLRCVRESDPNDPNKDMVVQLIDDFKISGVNGIHVCMVFEVLGHHLLKWIIKSNYQGLPLPCVKSIIRQVLQGLDYLHTKCKIIHTDIKPENILMCVDDTFVRRMAMEATEWQKAGAPPPSGSAVSTAPQLKPVSTTDVGKISKNKKKKLKKKQKRQAELLERRMLEIEALEREAEKKDERAKDGGEKGDHEHNPPSPHKKTPPPIGPSMALGESDDDDEEEEDDEEEEEGEKERPIRLTNHTCAAPPQEQSEAPNITEDNPDEEVEEEEEEEDEEEEDEDEEEDEEEEEEEEEEEELTPIAEQETPIPPKTEQGNGDHTQTEEEDEEGEKEESKGVEDGTEKEVAEEKEEQEEEEDDEEEEEEEEEEEEEEEKKKKKETEKEEKEKEEPKSEGQTEEKAEVEEESKEKEGEDEEEEEEEEEDDDEEDDDTTADLITLSTSPIKPDNNKSNSVKSNSVKTNGHVLLGSEGLKPNPGIPPTPSPTPEPLLCPLVESELSYTDRDNSLSSGYEMHNGEVSEMGLTNGSSDRHRAIMPIFPDLPLDPLPGNPISLGMADIGAGLLTNSPTADRSRTVSSSSTGDTPKVRARAADLLINPLDPRNAESIRVKIADLGNACWVHKHFTEDIQTRQYRSIEVLIGAGYSTPADIWSTACMAFELATGDYLFEPHSGEDYSRDEDHIALIMELLGKVPRKVFAAGKYSREFFSKKGELRHITKLKPWSLFDVLVEKYGWAHEDAGHFTHFLLPMLEMVPEKRASAGECLNHPWINS; encoded by the exons GCCTGAGACCCAGCAGAAAGCCCCGTTGAGTGCCCCTCCTCCCCCGCCACCCCCTCCGCCTCCCCCTGAGCCGGCAGGGCCCCCGGAGCCGGAGGAGGAGATCCTGGGCTCCGAcgatgaggagcaggaggaccCCGCAGACTACTGCAAAG GAGGGTACCATCCGGTGAAGATCGGGGATTTGTTCAACGGGCGGTACCATGTGATCAGGAAGCTGGGGTGGGGCCACTTCTCCACCGTATGGCTGTGCTGGGACATAca aGTAAAGAACTTTGTGGCCATGAAGGTGGTGAAGAGCGCCCAGCATTACACAGAGACGGCCCTGGATGAGATCAAGCTGCTGCGATGT GTCAGAGAGAGCGACCCAAACGACCCCAACAAAGACATGGTGGTCCAGCTGATAGATGACTTTAAGATCTCTGGAGTCAACGGCATAC ATGTGTGTATGGTGTTTGAGGTACTCGGTCACCACCTGCTGAAGTGGATTATTAAATCCAACTACCAAGGTCTGCCGCTGCCGTGTGTCAAGAGCATCATTAGACag GTCTTGCAGGGTCTGGACTACCTCCACACTAAATGTAAAATCATCCACACAGACATCAAGCCAGAGAACATCCTGATGTGTGTAGATGACACCTTCGTTAGACGCATGGCCATGGAGGCTACCGAATGGCAGAAAGCTGGagctccccctccctctggatcagcag ttaGCACAGCCCCCCAGCTCAAACCGGTGAGTACAACAGAT GTGGGAAAGATCTccaagaacaagaagaagaagctgaagaagaagcagaagcgTCAGGCCGAGCTGCTGGAGAGGCGTATGCTGGAGATCGAAGCCctggagagagaggcagagaagaagGACGAACGAGCCAAAGACGGGGGAGAGAAAGGGGACCATGAACACAACCCGCCTTCGCCCCACAAGAAGACACCGCCGCCAATAGGACCCAGCATGGCCCTGGGAGAgagcgatgatgatgatgaggaggaggaggacgatgaggaggaggaggaaggggagaagGAGAGGCCCATCAGGTTGACAAATCATACAT GTGCAGCGCCTCCTCAGGAACAGAGCGAGGCTCCTAACATCACTGAAGACAACCCCGATGAGGaggtggaagaagaggaggaggaggaggacgaggaggaggaggatgaggatgaggaggaggatgaggaggaggaggaggaggaggaagaagaagaggagctcaCTCCTATCGCTGAACAAGAGACCCCAATTCCCCCTAAAACAGAACAAGGTAATGGAGATCATAcgcagacagaagaagaagatgaggagggggagaaggaggaatCCAAAGGGGTAGAGGATGGGACTGAGAAAGAGGtagcagaggagaaagaagagcaggaggaggaagaggatgatgaggaggaggaggaggaggaggaagaagaagaggaggaggaggagaagaagaagaagaaagagactgaaaaagaggagaaggagaaagaggagccAAAGAGTGAAGGCCAAACAGAGGAGAAGGCAGAGGTAGAAGAGGAGTCAAAGGAGAAGGaaggggaggatgaggaggaagaggaagaggaggaggaggacgacgacgaGGAAGATGACGATACAACGGCAGACCTCATCACATTGAGCACCTCCCCCATCAAAcctgacaacaacaaaagcaattCGGTCAAAAGCAATTCGGTCAAAACCAACGGTCACGTTTTGTTGGGATCTGAGGGACTAAAACCAAACCCTGGCATTCCTCCTACTCCCTCCCCAACCCCTGAGCCTCTCctctgccccctggtggagtCTGAGCTCAGCTACACGGACAGGGACAACTCTCTCAGCTCTGGTTATGAGATGCACAACGGTGAGGTGAGTGAGATGGGGCTGACCAACGGCTCCAGTGATCGCCACCGGGCCATAATGCCCATCTTCCCCGACCTGCCCCTGGATCCTTTGCCAGGAAACCCCATTTCTCTTGGAATGGCGGACATTGGAGCAGGGCTGTTGACCAACAGCCCGACCGCTGACCGCAGTCGCACTGTGTCGTCCTCAAGCACGGGGGACACACCCAAAG TCCGGGCCAGAGCTGCAGACCTCTTGATCAACCCACTCGACCCACGAAACGCTGAATCTATTCGAGTCAAAATCGCTGATCTTGGAAATGCCTGTTGGGTG CACAAGCACTTTACCGAGGACATCCAGACGAGACAGTATCGTTCCATTGAAGTCCTGATAGGAGCTGGTTACAGCACTCCTGCAGACATCTGGAGCACAGCCTGCATG GCCTTTGAACTGGCGACTGGAGATTACTTGTTTGAGCCTCACTCTGGAGAAGACTACTCTCGTGATGAGG ACCACATCGCTCTGATCATGGAGCTCCTTGGGAAGGTCCCACGCAAAGTGTTCGCAGCCGGGAAGTACAGCAGAGAGTTTTTCTCCAAGAAAG GTGAGCTGCGGCACATCACCAAGCTTAAGCCGTGGTCCctgtttgatgtgttggtgGAAAAGTACGGCTGGGCGCACGAAGACGCCGGCCACTTCACCCACTTCCTTCTGCCCATGTTGGAGATGGTGCCTGAGAAGAGGGCCTCTGCCGGCGAATGCCTCAACCACCCCTGGATTAACTCGTAG
- the srpk2 gene encoding SRSF protein kinase 2 isoform X5: protein MSSRKVMAIQARKRRPKGKKDRTGHNRRPETQQKAPLSAPPPPPPPPPPPEPAGPPEPEEEILGSDDEEQEDPADYCKGGYHPVKIGDLFNGRYHVIRKLGWGHFSTVWLCWDIQVKNFVAMKVVKSAQHYTETALDEIKLLRCVRESDPNDPNKDMVVQLIDDFKISGVNGIHVCMVFEVLGHHLLKWIIKSNYQGLPLPCVKSIIRQVLQGLDYLHTKCKIIHTDIKPENILMCVDDTFVRRMAMEATEWQKAGAPPPSGSAVSTAPQLKPVGKISKNKKKKLKKKQKRQAELLERRMLEIEALEREAEKKDERAKDGGEKGDHEHNPPSPHKKTPPPIGPSMALGESDDDDEEEEDDEEEEEGEKERPIRLTNHTCAAPPQEQSEAPNITEDNPDEEVEEEEEEEDEEEEDEDEEEDEEEEEEEEEEEELTPIAEQETPIPPKTEQGNGDHTQTEEEDEEGEKEESKGVEDGTEKEVAEEKEEQEEEEDDEEEEEEEEEEEEEEEKKKKKETEKEEKEKEEPKSEGQTEEKAEVEEESKEKEGEDEEEEEEEEEDDDEEDDDTTADLITLSTSPIKPDNNKSNSVKSNSVKTNGHVLLGSEGLKPNPGIPPTPSPTPEPLLCPLVESELSYTDRDNSLSSGYEMHNGEVSEMGLTNGSSDRHRAIMPIFPDLPLDPLPGNPISLGMADIGAGLLTNSPTADRSRTVSSSSTGDTPKVRARAADLLINPLDPRNAESIRVKIADLGNACWVHKHFTEDIQTRQYRSIEVLIGAGYSTPADIWSTACMAFELATGDYLFEPHSGEDYSRDEDHIALIMELLGKVPRKVFAAGKYSREFFSKKGELRHITKLKPWSLFDVLVEKYGWAHEDAGHFTHFLLPMLEMVPEKRASAGECLNHPWINS, encoded by the exons GCCTGAGACCCAGCAGAAAGCCCCGTTGAGTGCCCCTCCTCCCCCGCCACCCCCTCCGCCTCCCCCTGAGCCGGCAGGGCCCCCGGAGCCGGAGGAGGAGATCCTGGGCTCCGAcgatgaggagcaggaggaccCCGCAGACTACTGCAAAG GAGGGTACCATCCGGTGAAGATCGGGGATTTGTTCAACGGGCGGTACCATGTGATCAGGAAGCTGGGGTGGGGCCACTTCTCCACCGTATGGCTGTGCTGGGACATAca aGTAAAGAACTTTGTGGCCATGAAGGTGGTGAAGAGCGCCCAGCATTACACAGAGACGGCCCTGGATGAGATCAAGCTGCTGCGATGT GTCAGAGAGAGCGACCCAAACGACCCCAACAAAGACATGGTGGTCCAGCTGATAGATGACTTTAAGATCTCTGGAGTCAACGGCATAC ATGTGTGTATGGTGTTTGAGGTACTCGGTCACCACCTGCTGAAGTGGATTATTAAATCCAACTACCAAGGTCTGCCGCTGCCGTGTGTCAAGAGCATCATTAGACag GTCTTGCAGGGTCTGGACTACCTCCACACTAAATGTAAAATCATCCACACAGACATCAAGCCAGAGAACATCCTGATGTGTGTAGATGACACCTTCGTTAGACGCATGGCCATGGAGGCTACCGAATGGCAGAAAGCTGGagctccccctccctctggatcagcag ttaGCACAGCCCCCCAGCTCAAACCG GTGGGAAAGATCTccaagaacaagaagaagaagctgaagaagaagcagaagcgTCAGGCCGAGCTGCTGGAGAGGCGTATGCTGGAGATCGAAGCCctggagagagaggcagagaagaagGACGAACGAGCCAAAGACGGGGGAGAGAAAGGGGACCATGAACACAACCCGCCTTCGCCCCACAAGAAGACACCGCCGCCAATAGGACCCAGCATGGCCCTGGGAGAgagcgatgatgatgatgaggaggaggaggacgatgaggaggaggaggaaggggagaagGAGAGGCCCATCAGGTTGACAAATCATACAT GTGCAGCGCCTCCTCAGGAACAGAGCGAGGCTCCTAACATCACTGAAGACAACCCCGATGAGGaggtggaagaagaggaggaggaggaggacgaggaggaggaggatgaggatgaggaggaggatgaggaggaggaggaggaggaggaagaagaagaggagctcaCTCCTATCGCTGAACAAGAGACCCCAATTCCCCCTAAAACAGAACAAGGTAATGGAGATCATAcgcagacagaagaagaagatgaggagggggagaaggaggaatCCAAAGGGGTAGAGGATGGGACTGAGAAAGAGGtagcagaggagaaagaagagcaggaggaggaagaggatgatgaggaggaggaggaggaggaggaagaagaagaggaggaggaggagaagaagaagaagaaagagactgaaaaagaggagaaggagaaagaggagccAAAGAGTGAAGGCCAAACAGAGGAGAAGGCAGAGGTAGAAGAGGAGTCAAAGGAGAAGGaaggggaggatgaggaggaagaggaagaggaggaggaggacgacgacgaGGAAGATGACGATACAACGGCAGACCTCATCACATTGAGCACCTCCCCCATCAAAcctgacaacaacaaaagcaattCGGTCAAAAGCAATTCGGTCAAAACCAACGGTCACGTTTTGTTGGGATCTGAGGGACTAAAACCAAACCCTGGCATTCCTCCTACTCCCTCCCCAACCCCTGAGCCTCTCctctgccccctggtggagtCTGAGCTCAGCTACACGGACAGGGACAACTCTCTCAGCTCTGGTTATGAGATGCACAACGGTGAGGTGAGTGAGATGGGGCTGACCAACGGCTCCAGTGATCGCCACCGGGCCATAATGCCCATCTTCCCCGACCTGCCCCTGGATCCTTTGCCAGGAAACCCCATTTCTCTTGGAATGGCGGACATTGGAGCAGGGCTGTTGACCAACAGCCCGACCGCTGACCGCAGTCGCACTGTGTCGTCCTCAAGCACGGGGGACACACCCAAAG TCCGGGCCAGAGCTGCAGACCTCTTGATCAACCCACTCGACCCACGAAACGCTGAATCTATTCGAGTCAAAATCGCTGATCTTGGAAATGCCTGTTGGGTG CACAAGCACTTTACCGAGGACATCCAGACGAGACAGTATCGTTCCATTGAAGTCCTGATAGGAGCTGGTTACAGCACTCCTGCAGACATCTGGAGCACAGCCTGCATG GCCTTTGAACTGGCGACTGGAGATTACTTGTTTGAGCCTCACTCTGGAGAAGACTACTCTCGTGATGAGG ACCACATCGCTCTGATCATGGAGCTCCTTGGGAAGGTCCCACGCAAAGTGTTCGCAGCCGGGAAGTACAGCAGAGAGTTTTTCTCCAAGAAAG GTGAGCTGCGGCACATCACCAAGCTTAAGCCGTGGTCCctgtttgatgtgttggtgGAAAAGTACGGCTGGGCGCACGAAGACGCCGGCCACTTCACCCACTTCCTTCTGCCCATGTTGGAGATGGTGCCTGAGAAGAGGGCCTCTGCCGGCGAATGCCTCAACCACCCCTGGATTAACTCGTAG
- the srpk2 gene encoding SRSF protein kinase 2 isoform X1, which yields MELNSSLTTKKKWSLALCVLRLRHRALRNRPETQQKAPLSAPPPPPPPPPPPEPAGPPEPEEEILGSDDEEQEDPADYCKGGYHPVKIGDLFNGRYHVIRKLGWGHFSTVWLCWDIQVKNFVAMKVVKSAQHYTETALDEIKLLRCVRESDPNDPNKDMVVQLIDDFKISGVNGIHVCMVFEVLGHHLLKWIIKSNYQGLPLPCVKSIIRQVLQGLDYLHTKCKIIHTDIKPENILMCVDDTFVRRMAMEATEWQKAGAPPPSGSAVSTAPQLKPVSTTDVGKISKNKKKKLKKKQKRQAELLERRMLEIEALEREAEKKDERAKDGGEKGDHEHNPPSPHKKTPPPIGPSMALGESDDDDEEEEDDEEEEEGEKERPIRLTNHTCAAPPQEQSEAPNITEDNPDEEVEEEEEEEDEEEEDEDEEEDEEEEEEEEEEEELTPIAEQETPIPPKTEQGNGDHTQTEEEDEEGEKEESKGVEDGTEKEVAEEKEEQEEEEDDEEEEEEEEEEEEEEEKKKKKETEKEEKEKEEPKSEGQTEEKAEVEEESKEKEGEDEEEEEEEEEDDDEEDDDTTADLITLSTSPIKPDNNKSNSVKSNSVKTNGHVLLGSEGLKPNPGIPPTPSPTPEPLLCPLVESELSYTDRDNSLSSGYEMHNGEVSEMGLTNGSSDRHRAIMPIFPDLPLDPLPGNPISLGMADIGAGLLTNSPTADRSRTVSSSSTGDTPKVRARAADLLINPLDPRNAESIRVKIADLGNACWVHKHFTEDIQTRQYRSIEVLIGAGYSTPADIWSTACMAFELATGDYLFEPHSGEDYSRDEDHIALIMELLGKVPRKVFAAGKYSREFFSKKGELRHITKLKPWSLFDVLVEKYGWAHEDAGHFTHFLLPMLEMVPEKRASAGECLNHPWINS from the exons GCCTGAGACCCAGCAGAAAGCCCCGTTGAGTGCCCCTCCTCCCCCGCCACCCCCTCCGCCTCCCCCTGAGCCGGCAGGGCCCCCGGAGCCGGAGGAGGAGATCCTGGGCTCCGAcgatgaggagcaggaggaccCCGCAGACTACTGCAAAG GAGGGTACCATCCGGTGAAGATCGGGGATTTGTTCAACGGGCGGTACCATGTGATCAGGAAGCTGGGGTGGGGCCACTTCTCCACCGTATGGCTGTGCTGGGACATAca aGTAAAGAACTTTGTGGCCATGAAGGTGGTGAAGAGCGCCCAGCATTACACAGAGACGGCCCTGGATGAGATCAAGCTGCTGCGATGT GTCAGAGAGAGCGACCCAAACGACCCCAACAAAGACATGGTGGTCCAGCTGATAGATGACTTTAAGATCTCTGGAGTCAACGGCATAC ATGTGTGTATGGTGTTTGAGGTACTCGGTCACCACCTGCTGAAGTGGATTATTAAATCCAACTACCAAGGTCTGCCGCTGCCGTGTGTCAAGAGCATCATTAGACag GTCTTGCAGGGTCTGGACTACCTCCACACTAAATGTAAAATCATCCACACAGACATCAAGCCAGAGAACATCCTGATGTGTGTAGATGACACCTTCGTTAGACGCATGGCCATGGAGGCTACCGAATGGCAGAAAGCTGGagctccccctccctctggatcagcag ttaGCACAGCCCCCCAGCTCAAACCGGTGAGTACAACAGAT GTGGGAAAGATCTccaagaacaagaagaagaagctgaagaagaagcagaagcgTCAGGCCGAGCTGCTGGAGAGGCGTATGCTGGAGATCGAAGCCctggagagagaggcagagaagaagGACGAACGAGCCAAAGACGGGGGAGAGAAAGGGGACCATGAACACAACCCGCCTTCGCCCCACAAGAAGACACCGCCGCCAATAGGACCCAGCATGGCCCTGGGAGAgagcgatgatgatgatgaggaggaggaggacgatgaggaggaggaggaaggggagaagGAGAGGCCCATCAGGTTGACAAATCATACAT GTGCAGCGCCTCCTCAGGAACAGAGCGAGGCTCCTAACATCACTGAAGACAACCCCGATGAGGaggtggaagaagaggaggaggaggaggacgaggaggaggaggatgaggatgaggaggaggatgaggaggaggaggaggaggaggaagaagaagaggagctcaCTCCTATCGCTGAACAAGAGACCCCAATTCCCCCTAAAACAGAACAAGGTAATGGAGATCATAcgcagacagaagaagaagatgaggagggggagaaggaggaatCCAAAGGGGTAGAGGATGGGACTGAGAAAGAGGtagcagaggagaaagaagagcaggaggaggaagaggatgatgaggaggaggaggaggaggaggaagaagaagaggaggaggaggagaagaagaagaagaaagagactgaaaaagaggagaaggagaaagaggagccAAAGAGTGAAGGCCAAACAGAGGAGAAGGCAGAGGTAGAAGAGGAGTCAAAGGAGAAGGaaggggaggatgaggaggaagaggaagaggaggaggaggacgacgacgaGGAAGATGACGATACAACGGCAGACCTCATCACATTGAGCACCTCCCCCATCAAAcctgacaacaacaaaagcaattCGGTCAAAAGCAATTCGGTCAAAACCAACGGTCACGTTTTGTTGGGATCTGAGGGACTAAAACCAAACCCTGGCATTCCTCCTACTCCCTCCCCAACCCCTGAGCCTCTCctctgccccctggtggagtCTGAGCTCAGCTACACGGACAGGGACAACTCTCTCAGCTCTGGTTATGAGATGCACAACGGTGAGGTGAGTGAGATGGGGCTGACCAACGGCTCCAGTGATCGCCACCGGGCCATAATGCCCATCTTCCCCGACCTGCCCCTGGATCCTTTGCCAGGAAACCCCATTTCTCTTGGAATGGCGGACATTGGAGCAGGGCTGTTGACCAACAGCCCGACCGCTGACCGCAGTCGCACTGTGTCGTCCTCAAGCACGGGGGACACACCCAAAG TCCGGGCCAGAGCTGCAGACCTCTTGATCAACCCACTCGACCCACGAAACGCTGAATCTATTCGAGTCAAAATCGCTGATCTTGGAAATGCCTGTTGGGTG CACAAGCACTTTACCGAGGACATCCAGACGAGACAGTATCGTTCCATTGAAGTCCTGATAGGAGCTGGTTACAGCACTCCTGCAGACATCTGGAGCACAGCCTGCATG GCCTTTGAACTGGCGACTGGAGATTACTTGTTTGAGCCTCACTCTGGAGAAGACTACTCTCGTGATGAGG ACCACATCGCTCTGATCATGGAGCTCCTTGGGAAGGTCCCACGCAAAGTGTTCGCAGCCGGGAAGTACAGCAGAGAGTTTTTCTCCAAGAAAG GTGAGCTGCGGCACATCACCAAGCTTAAGCCGTGGTCCctgtttgatgtgttggtgGAAAAGTACGGCTGGGCGCACGAAGACGCCGGCCACTTCACCCACTTCCTTCTGCCCATGTTGGAGATGGTGCCTGAGAAGAGGGCCTCTGCCGGCGAATGCCTCAACCACCCCTGGATTAACTCGTAG